In one Mus pahari chromosome 21, PAHARI_EIJ_v1.1, whole genome shotgun sequence genomic region, the following are encoded:
- the LOC110338529 gene encoding vomeronasal type-1 receptor 4-like yields the protein MDTSELSVGVIILCQTLIGVLANSSLLYHYMFLYLTRDRLRSTDWILMHLIAANILTVLFKGIPQTMAAFGLKDFLNDIGCKLIFSFRRIGRGVCIGSTSFLSVYQAIMISPRDSRYSELKLKMHKCIGYSVYLNWVMHFIISSVNFVHMRAKYSNESTTNLKSFIYCYAVRHDPTSDILYAALVSSPDILLLGLMIYASGFMVLTLYRHKQRMQQMPRINVSSKSSPASRATKTILLLVSIFVSCYTISTICQLLATLMLNPSWSLANVAAMSSLVFPTVCPFLLVSHDLRASNFCLSLKRNIFPKPVAKS from the coding sequence ATGGATACCAGTGAACTGTCTGTAGGAGTGATCATCTTGTGTCAGACTCTGATTGGTGTTTTGGCTAATTCCTCTCTCCTCTACCACTATATGTTTCTTTACTTAACAAGGGACAGGTTGAGGTCTACAGACTGGATTCTGATGCACTTAATTGCAGCCAACATCTTAACAGTACTGTTCAAAGGCATACCCCAGACAATGGCAGCTTTTGGCTTGAAAGACTTTCTCAATGATATTGGATGCAAATTGATTTTCTCCTTTCGCAGAATAGGTAGAGGTGTTTGTATTGGCAGCACTTCCTTCCTCAGTGTCTACCAGGCCATCATGATCAGTCCCAGAGACTCCAGATATTCAGAGCTTAAATTAAAAATGCACAAATGCATTGGTTATTCTGTGTACCTGAACTGGGTAATGCATTTCATTATAAGCAGTGTTAATTTTGTGCATATGAGGGCAAAATATAGCAATGAAAGCACAACAAACCTAAAATCTTTTATATACTGCTATGCTGTGCGTCACGATCCAACCAGTGACATCCTGTATGCAGCATTAGTGTCAAGTCCTGATATACTTTTGCTAGGACTCATGATATATGCCAGTGGCTTCATGGTTCTAACCCTGTATAGGCACAAGCAAAGGATGCAACAAATGCCCAGGATAAATGTTTCTTCCAAATCCTCCCCTGCATCCAGAGCCACTAAAACCATCCTTCTGCTCGTTAGCATATTTGTCTCCTGTTACACAATCTCTACTATATGCCAACTCTTAGCAACTCTCATGCTTAATCCCAGTTGGTCTCTGGCAAATGTAGCTGCAATGTCCTCTTTGGTTTTCCCCACTGTTTGTCCCTTTCTCCTCGTGAGTCATGACTTGCGGGCATCCAACTTCTGCCTGTCCTTGAAAAGGAATATTTTCCCAAAGCCTGTAGCCAAGAGCTAA